Proteins encoded together in one Shewanella oneidensis MR-1 window:
- a CDS encoding L,D-transpeptidase family protein, with protein sequence MKNFIIILLVLFSSCVFSAQKADSVLVSKSEKKLYLIADGKPFKSYHVVFGANPVGHKQQEGDEKTPEGKYLLDYKKEDSAFYKAIHISYPNQHDIESAKKRGVNPWWAHHDSWST encoded by the coding sequence GTGAAAAATTTCATAATCATATTATTGGTTTTATTTTCAAGCTGTGTTTTTAGTGCGCAGAAAGCTGATTCAGTATTGGTTAGTAAAAGCGAGAAAAAACTATACTTAATCGCTGATGGCAAACCATTCAAATCTTATCATGTTGTTTTTGGTGCGAATCCTGTGGGTCATAAACAGCAGGAGGGAGATGAGAAAACTCCTGAGGGGAAGTATTTACTTGACTATAAGAAAGAGGATTCTGCGTTTTATAAAGCCATCCACATATCTTATCCAAATCAACATGATATTGAGAGTGCCAAAAAACGAGGCGTTAACCCCTGGTGGGCTCATCATGATTCATGGTCAACATAA
- a CDS encoding L,D-transpeptidase family protein, translating to MILRVPKNEALTPGGLIMIHGQHNGLGWLSFASQFFNWTNGCIAVTNSEMDEIWQAVDVGVPIEIVQ from the coding sequence ATGATATTGAGAGTGCCAAAAAACGAGGCGTTAACCCCTGGTGGGCTCATCATGATTCATGGTCAACATAATGGCTTAGGTTGGTTGTCGTTCGCTAGTCAATTTTTCAATTGGACTAATGGTTGCATCGCCGTGACAAATTCAGAAATGGATGAAATTTGGCAGGCTGTGGATGTGGGTGTTCCAATTGAAATTGTGCAATAA
- a CDS encoding EAL domain-containing protein, with translation MQVNLFIALAYFILGQMGLMIALPPGYSAAIWPAAGVAIASCLLWKGRAPWGGVFIGSLLTNMNIGQELHLGWLPLIIALGTLLQTIISARIIQYIDPQLTLDKPETVIKSMVSLSASCCIASLFGNAALVLGDTITSADVVSSMFNWWMGDFLGAVIFIPLTMLVFDRRAIWRSRRIQTGLPLLVGFLLCIGIYYYADMNQRQQLQDKFQIQSNAIISSVESFQGTNLQQLVALASLFDNSEKVSENEFIQFGIRNQLQLDGFRAWAWSPLVTLSDKNSFESATRDELGGAFNIKYLQDGKPNADGWLAPVKYVQPLNSSRSVLGLDLNSEPVRAAAIAKVRATLAPVMTSKIQLAEDPNGPGGALLLVPSFDRVGNIKGFCSAVIDIESIINKVEQVKGLHWRLTDMSADGALLYANSQKKFPSFSGKLHSDKSGQYYQAHLMLADRHWHIVIYESYAALMGETFSLSLLLLLLAFITCAVVSGMTLISSGERYRIADKVAEKTMALSKEIARNQAFQATLVESEEKYRNLFDKAPVGHVLKRLEDSQFVAINQAFTEITGYTLEELQALEPWDLTPVRYRASEAEQLERLKQTHRYGPYQKHYRHKDGRLVAVRLNGSLVTAANGEPLILFVVEDITEQERTVARVNLLAQVFQQSGEGITIIDANDIIVDVNSAFTQITGYSREEIIGKNCRFIESARTDKNVDAQVRAALEQTGFWQGEVWDRHKEGYDFPKWLMMSVVRDETGTISHYIGSFTDISERKINEERIYFLAHHDSLTLLPNRLSLQSRLEQVFQDAFITNTQIAVMFIDMDHFKNINDTLGHHVGDMLLLEVARRLNSIVGNDDIVARLGGDEFVVVLSETDHDSVAKAAEALRSGLNQVYIIDNKPLHSSPSIGISLFPTDGDSVEALMKNADMAMYRAKAAGRNNYQFFTTAMNTLVTERQYIETGLRQAIASNQLRLFYQPQIDISTGQVVGVEALIRWQHPELGLVAPDRFIPIAEEIDMIIPIGQWVLENALAQLAQWRKKGAKTLRMAVNLSAHQLRKDTIVADIINVLAQYQLGKGALELEITESVAMQYPEQNAKLLAELRQLGIELAIDDFGTGYSSLSYLKLLPLDRLKLDRSFVKDIENDPNDAAISAATISMSHELGLTVVAEGVENEAQLVLLSSMGCDLVQGYYFSKPLSADDCFRFIERNF, from the coding sequence ATTCAGGTCAATTTATTCATAGCCTTAGCCTACTTTATCCTAGGTCAAATGGGCTTGATGATTGCCTTGCCTCCCGGATATTCTGCGGCAATTTGGCCTGCGGCTGGGGTTGCAATTGCTTCTTGTCTCTTGTGGAAAGGGCGTGCGCCTTGGGGTGGTGTTTTTATCGGGTCGTTGCTGACAAATATGAATATTGGTCAGGAGCTGCACTTAGGTTGGTTACCCCTCATTATTGCTTTGGGCACGTTACTGCAAACGATTATTTCAGCGCGCATTATTCAATATATTGATCCTCAGTTGACCTTAGACAAACCAGAAACAGTCATAAAATCAATGGTAAGTCTAAGTGCTAGCTGCTGTATTGCTTCTTTGTTTGGCAATGCTGCCCTTGTTTTGGGCGACACAATTACCAGTGCGGATGTTGTTAGCAGTATGTTCAATTGGTGGATGGGGGATTTTCTTGGTGCAGTGATTTTTATCCCGTTAACCATGTTAGTGTTCGATAGGCGAGCGATTTGGCGCTCAAGACGGATTCAAACTGGGCTTCCATTGTTGGTTGGTTTTTTACTCTGTATTGGGATTTATTACTACGCAGATATGAACCAGCGGCAACAACTGCAGGATAAATTTCAAATTCAATCCAATGCCATTATTAGTAGTGTGGAAAGTTTTCAGGGAACGAATCTACAGCAGTTAGTTGCTTTAGCCAGTCTATTTGATAACAGTGAAAAGGTCTCTGAAAATGAGTTTATTCAGTTCGGTATACGTAACCAACTGCAGTTAGATGGTTTTAGAGCTTGGGCTTGGTCACCGTTGGTTACACTAAGCGATAAAAATAGTTTTGAGTCAGCAACTAGGGATGAGCTGGGGGGAGCTTTCAATATTAAATATTTACAAGACGGTAAACCTAACGCCGATGGTTGGCTTGCGCCTGTTAAGTATGTGCAACCCCTGAACAGTAGCCGAAGCGTACTTGGATTGGATCTTAACAGTGAGCCAGTAAGGGCCGCGGCGATTGCAAAAGTGAGGGCAACACTTGCTCCTGTGATGACGAGCAAGATTCAGTTAGCAGAGGACCCTAATGGTCCCGGAGGCGCGCTACTGTTGGTGCCTTCCTTTGATCGTGTTGGTAACATTAAAGGGTTTTGTTCGGCGGTCATCGACATCGAAAGCATTATTAATAAAGTTGAACAAGTAAAAGGCTTGCATTGGCGGCTGACGGATATGAGTGCCGATGGGGCTTTGCTTTACGCAAACAGTCAGAAAAAATTTCCCAGTTTTTCAGGCAAGCTACATAGCGACAAATCCGGCCAATACTATCAAGCCCATTTAATGCTTGCCGATCGTCATTGGCATATTGTTATTTACGAGTCCTATGCCGCCCTGATGGGCGAAACCTTTAGTCTATCGTTACTCCTGCTACTTTTAGCCTTTATCACCTGTGCGGTGGTGAGTGGGATGACGTTAATCTCTTCCGGTGAGCGGTATCGGATTGCGGATAAAGTGGCCGAAAAAACTATGGCGCTCTCGAAGGAGATTGCGCGTAATCAAGCGTTTCAAGCCACCTTAGTTGAGAGTGAAGAAAAATACCGTAACCTGTTCGATAAGGCACCCGTAGGCCATGTGTTAAAACGCCTTGAGGATAGTCAGTTTGTTGCAATTAACCAAGCGTTTACCGAGATTACTGGCTACACATTGGAGGAACTACAAGCACTTGAACCTTGGGACCTCACACCGGTTCGTTACCGTGCAAGCGAAGCCGAGCAGCTTGAACGTCTCAAGCAAACACACCGTTATGGTCCCTATCAAAAGCACTATCGCCATAAAGATGGGCGGTTGGTAGCCGTCAGGTTAAATGGTTCTTTAGTGACGGCGGCCAATGGTGAGCCGCTCATCCTGTTTGTTGTGGAAGATATTACCGAGCAAGAGCGCACCGTTGCTCGGGTAAACCTGTTAGCGCAGGTTTTTCAGCAAAGTGGTGAAGGCATCACCATTATTGATGCTAATGACATTATTGTGGATGTAAACAGCGCCTTTACTCAAATTACAGGCTACTCAAGGGAGGAGATAATAGGCAAAAATTGTCGCTTTATTGAATCGGCTCGTACTGATAAGAACGTGGATGCTCAAGTGCGAGCAGCACTAGAGCAAACGGGTTTTTGGCAAGGGGAAGTGTGGGATCGCCACAAGGAGGGTTACGATTTCCCGAAATGGTTGATGATGTCCGTTGTACGCGATGAGACGGGGACGATCAGCCATTACATTGGTAGTTTTACCGATATCAGCGAGCGGAAAATAAACGAGGAGCGGATCTACTTTTTAGCCCACCATGATTCACTGACCTTATTACCCAACAGGCTTAGCCTGCAGTCACGCTTAGAACAAGTATTCCAAGATGCTTTCATTACTAACACGCAGATTGCAGTAATGTTTATCGATATGGATCACTTTAAAAATATCAATGACACCTTAGGCCATCATGTCGGTGATATGTTGTTACTTGAAGTGGCTCGGCGCTTAAATAGCATTGTCGGCAATGATGACATCGTTGCGCGCTTAGGAGGGGATGAATTTGTGGTGGTGTTATCCGAGACAGATCATGACAGTGTCGCTAAGGCTGCAGAAGCTTTGCGCAGTGGCTTGAATCAAGTCTATATCATAGATAACAAACCCCTACACTCCTCCCCGAGTATTGGGATCAGCCTATTTCCGACCGATGGCGACAGTGTTGAGGCGTTAATGAAAAACGCCGATATGGCCATGTATCGCGCTAAAGCGGCGGGGCGAAATAATTACCAGTTTTTCACCACCGCCATGAACACCTTAGTGACTGAGCGCCAATATATCGAGACTGGTCTTAGGCAAGCGATCGCTAGTAATCAATTAAGGCTTTTTTATCAGCCTCAAATTGATATTAGTACCGGACAAGTGGTTGGGGTTGAAGCCCTAATTCGCTGGCAACATCCCGAATTAGGATTGGTTGCTCCCGACCGTTTTATCCCTATCGCCGAAGAAATCGATATGATTATCCCCATTGGTCAATGGGTACTCGAAAATGCCCTCGCACAACTGGCGCAGTGGCGTAAAAAGGGCGCTAAAACGTTGCGGATGGCCGTTAATTTGTCGGCGCATCAGCTACGGAAAGACACAATAGTCGCAGATATTATCAATGTGTTAGCCCAATATCAGCTGGGTAAGGGCGCATTGGAGCTTGAGATCACTGAAAGTGTCGCCATGCAGTATCCAGAGCAAAATGCCAAGTTGCTGGCCGAGTTACGCCAGCTGGGGATTGAATTGGCTATTGATGATTTTGGCACAGGCTATTCGTCACTCTCGTATTTGAAGTTGCTGCCCTTAGACAGGCTTAAGCTAGACAGATCCTTTGTGAAGGATATTGAAAATGATCCAAACGATGCGGCAATCAGCGCGGCAACGATTTCGATGTCCCATGAACTAGGGTTAACCGTGGTTGCCGAAGGGGTAGAAAACGAGGCCCAACTGGTGCTGCTCTCAAGCATGGGCTGCGATTTAGTTCAGGGATATTATTTCAGTAAACCCTTATCTGCCGATGATTGTTTCCGCTTTATTGAACGTAATTTTTAG
- a CDS encoding class I SAM-dependent methyltransferase, translating into MPIPVFFNQQYPTLVDICARWQLVYDANATFELRFESDTLSLHNRDEPKLDGIVVDFVTGAVAHRRKFGGGRGQSIAKAVGLKQGVTPKVVDGTAGLGRDAFVLASLGCTVTMVERHPVVAALLEDGLRRAYQDAEIGDWMRERMQLFHGSSLEALAKLEQGVDVVYLDPMYPHRDKSALVKKEMRVFQTLVGADLDADGLLAPAMALASKRVVVKRPDYAEDLAGVKPSMVIETKKNRFDVYVKSAMK; encoded by the coding sequence TTGCCTATACCAGTCTTTTTTAATCAGCAATACCCAACTCTTGTGGACATTTGTGCCCGCTGGCAACTGGTCTACGATGCGAATGCAACCTTCGAATTGCGTTTTGAATCAGATACCTTATCACTGCATAACCGTGATGAGCCCAAGCTCGATGGTATAGTGGTGGACTTTGTCACTGGCGCGGTTGCCCATAGACGCAAGTTTGGTGGCGGTCGTGGTCAGTCAATTGCCAAGGCTGTGGGGTTAAAGCAGGGCGTCACGCCCAAAGTGGTTGATGGTACTGCGGGTTTGGGGCGTGATGCCTTTGTGCTGGCAAGCTTGGGTTGCACAGTGACTATGGTGGAGCGCCATCCTGTGGTGGCGGCCTTGTTAGAGGACGGGCTACGCCGTGCCTATCAAGATGCCGAAATTGGCGATTGGATGCGTGAGCGGATGCAGCTTTTCCATGGTTCTAGCCTAGAAGCACTCGCTAAACTGGAGCAAGGGGTCGATGTCGTGTATCTCGACCCAATGTATCCTCACCGTGACAAATCAGCTTTGGTTAAAAAGGAAATGCGGGTATTCCAAACCTTAGTTGGTGCGGACCTCGATGCCGATGGTTTGCTCGCCCCTGCCATGGCGTTAGCCAGTAAGCGTGTGGTGGTTAAGCGCCCCGATTATGCCGAAGACTTAGCAGGCGTTAAGCCCAGTATGGTTATCGAGACCAAGAAAAACCGCTTCGATGTCTATGTGAAATCGGCAATGAAGTAG